The following coding sequences are from one Phycisphaerae bacterium window:
- the murJ gene encoding murein biosynthesis integral membrane protein MurJ, translating into MAAQSYLRSSRVISVLTLVSRITGLLRDSAISAWLGYSWVQDRFVFAFTIPNLFRQLFGEGALSAVFIPVLTDRLSREGRDRAAKLFGNVISLLAALLIGLTVLVLLLLGGIWVAGERDAALKLTLGLTALMAPYMILICLVALFSALLNCLDRFGLPAFVPVIMNLFLIAGVLTARYVLGPWLGDQQSQVYVLGVALLLAGVTQLATVAAAVRRAGVRWSFDFSLSDPDLRTMFKMLAPLLLGLGVLKLSELIDNTIIVGLSPKTAEAFSVWGYEVAYPLYEGAMTAVNNARRLYQFPLGVLAISLATAAFPTFSRAASAKDFDQLRGSVSHALRIAILEGIPSGLGLILLAELIVTVVFKYGNVGGQDVRETAHVLRMYGLGLWAFCAQHIIVRAFYSVKDTKTPLKVMSATLVLNLAMNLTLIWVHAIGAGAFGLSASVMCSLNVVLLCAIFSRRYGRLEIGQILRATGKVAVAAGLMGAAVYATYAYFDELNRYMRLALCMGVAAGVFLPAAVVLKIEEFHDLVAVARKKRGR; encoded by the coding sequence ATGGCGGCACAGTCGTATCTGCGTTCGAGTCGCGTGATCAGCGTGCTAACCCTGGTCAGTCGGATCACGGGGCTGCTGCGCGATTCGGCGATCAGCGCGTGGCTGGGGTATAGCTGGGTACAGGATCGGTTCGTTTTCGCATTTACGATTCCCAACCTGTTTCGCCAGCTTTTTGGGGAAGGCGCGCTGTCGGCGGTGTTCATTCCGGTGCTGACCGATCGGCTGTCGCGCGAGGGCCGCGATCGGGCGGCGAAGTTATTTGGAAACGTGATCAGTTTGCTGGCGGCGCTGCTGATCGGATTGACGGTGCTGGTGTTGCTGCTATTGGGTGGGATTTGGGTGGCCGGCGAGCGGGATGCGGCGCTGAAGCTGACGTTGGGCCTGACGGCGCTGATGGCGCCGTACATGATTCTGATCTGCCTGGTGGCGTTGTTTTCGGCGTTGTTGAACTGCTTGGATCGGTTCGGGTTGCCGGCGTTTGTGCCGGTGATCATGAATCTGTTCCTGATCGCGGGCGTGCTGACGGCGCGGTACGTGTTGGGGCCGTGGCTTGGCGATCAGCAGTCGCAGGTGTACGTGTTGGGGGTGGCGCTGCTGTTGGCGGGGGTGACGCAGTTGGCGACGGTGGCGGCGGCGGTGCGTCGGGCGGGGGTGCGGTGGTCGTTTGATTTTTCGCTGAGCGATCCGGATTTGCGGACGATGTTCAAGATGCTGGCCCCGCTGCTGTTGGGATTGGGGGTGCTCAAGCTCAGCGAGTTGATCGACAACACGATCATCGTGGGGTTGTCGCCGAAGACGGCTGAGGCGTTTTCGGTGTGGGGGTACGAGGTGGCGTATCCGCTGTACGAGGGGGCGATGACGGCGGTGAACAACGCGCGGCGGTTGTATCAGTTTCCGCTTGGGGTGTTGGCGATATCGCTGGCGACGGCGGCGTTTCCGACGTTCAGCCGGGCGGCTTCGGCGAAGGATTTCGACCAGTTGCGCGGGTCGGTGTCGCACGCGCTTCGCATCGCGATCCTCGAGGGGATTCCATCGGGTTTGGGATTGATCCTGCTGGCGGAGTTGATTGTGACGGTGGTGTTCAAATACGGCAACGTGGGCGGCCAGGACGTGCGGGAGACGGCGCACGTGCTGCGGATGTACGGGCTGGGGTTGTGGGCGTTTTGCGCGCAGCACATTATCGTGCGGGCGTTTTACAGCGTGAAGGACACGAAGACGCCGCTGAAGGTGATGTCGGCGACGCTGGTGCTGAATCTGGCGATGAATCTGACGTTGATCTGGGTGCATGCGATCGGAGCGGGGGCGTTTGGGTTGTCGGCGAGCGTCATGTGTTCGCTGAACGTGGTGTTGCTGTGCGCGATCTTCAGCCGGCGGTACGGGCGGTTGGAGATCGGGCAGATTTTGCGGGCGACGGGGAAGGTGGCGGTGGCGGCTGGGCTGATGGGGGCGGCGGTGTACGCGACGTATGCGTACTTCGACGAGCTGAACCGGTATATGCGGCTGGCGTTGTGCATGGGGGTGGCGGCGGGGGTGTTTCTGCCCGCGGCGGTGGTGTTGAAGATTGAGGAGTTCCACGATCTGGTGGCGGTGGCGAGGAAGAAGCGAGGCAGGTGA
- a CDS encoding type II toxin-antitoxin system prevent-host-death family antitoxin: MLTTRDVSEARREFADVVNRVAYGRHHVLVHRHHRPIAAIVPIRDYQILCRIRNALNQAAANQAAAPTNDPSTP, translated from the coding sequence ATGCTCACCACACGAGATGTCTCCGAAGCCCGCCGCGAATTCGCCGACGTGGTCAACCGCGTCGCCTACGGCCGTCACCACGTCCTCGTCCACCGCCACCACCGCCCCATCGCCGCTATCGTCCCCATCCGCGACTACCAGATCCTCTGCAGAATCCGAAACGCCCTCAACCAGGCCGCCGCCAACCAAGCCGCCGCCCCCACCAACGACCCATCCACCCCCTGA
- a CDS encoding ImmA/IrrE family metallo-endopeptidase, whose amino-acid sequence MIRAPVKPELLRWARERTGRSVEDLSARFKKLAQWERGEAQPTLKQVEAFAKATSVAIGYLFLPEPPEEKVPIPDLRTVGGGLGHPSPDLLDTIYLCQQRQAWYRQYARSAGLEPLNFVGGADRKAPVEETAHHMRETLRFDLDARRRCPTWTDALRRFISEADDLGVLVMCSGVVGTNNHRKLDTEEFRGFALTDEYAPLVFINGADTKAAQMFTLAHELAHIWLGQTALSDVTPASVPSQGIEAWCNRVAAEFLVPLKIIRQDMPRENPLAEVSRLARQYKVSSLVILRRAFDAGRIGWDAFEQAYRKEVARLRELPRGEGGDFYLTQTARASRRFVRALIADTLEGRTLYRDAFRMLGVKKEATFREFGRNLGYAI is encoded by the coding sequence ATGATACGAGCGCCGGTCAAGCCGGAGCTGCTGCGCTGGGCGCGAGAGCGAACCGGCCGAAGCGTGGAAGACCTTAGCGCCCGCTTCAAGAAGCTCGCCCAGTGGGAGCGCGGTGAGGCGCAACCGACGCTCAAGCAGGTGGAGGCGTTCGCGAAGGCGACGTCGGTTGCCATCGGCTATCTTTTCCTGCCGGAACCGCCGGAAGAAAAGGTGCCCATTCCGGATTTGCGAACCGTCGGCGGCGGGCTGGGGCACCCGAGCCCCGATCTGCTGGACACGATCTATCTCTGCCAGCAACGGCAGGCGTGGTATCGCCAGTATGCACGATCCGCAGGACTCGAGCCGCTGAACTTCGTGGGCGGCGCGGATCGCAAGGCGCCCGTCGAGGAAACCGCCCATCACATGCGGGAAACGCTCCGGTTCGACCTCGACGCCCGGCGGCGGTGCCCGACCTGGACCGATGCCTTGCGCCGCTTCATCAGCGAAGCCGATGACTTGGGCGTGCTGGTCATGTGCAGCGGCGTGGTGGGGACGAACAACCATCGCAAACTGGATACCGAGGAGTTCCGGGGATTCGCTCTGACCGACGAGTATGCTCCGCTCGTGTTCATCAACGGGGCGGACACCAAGGCGGCCCAGATGTTCACGCTGGCCCACGAACTGGCCCACATCTGGCTGGGGCAGACCGCCCTCTCGGATGTGACCCCCGCTTCCGTGCCCTCGCAGGGTATCGAAGCATGGTGCAATCGCGTCGCCGCCGAATTCCTGGTCCCACTCAAGATAATCAGGCAAGATATGCCGCGGGAAAACCCGTTGGCGGAAGTCTCCCGCCTGGCCCGTCAGTACAAGGTCAGCTCGCTGGTGATCCTCCGCCGCGCATTCGATGCCGGGCGAATCGGATGGGATGCCTTTGAGCAAGCCTATCGGAAAGAGGTGGCCCGGTTGCGCGAACTGCCCAGAGGGGAAGGCGGGGATTTCTATCTGACTCAGACCGCCCGGGCCAGCCGGCGGTTCGTCAGGGCGCTGATTGCGGATACCTTGGAGGGCCGCACCCTCTACCGCGATGCCTTCCGCATGCTCGGGGTCAAGAAGGAAGCGACGTTTCGCGAGTTCGGGCGCAACTTGGGGTATGCAATCTGA